The following coding sequences lie in one Palaemon carinicauda isolate YSFRI2023 chromosome 7, ASM3689809v2, whole genome shotgun sequence genomic window:
- the LOC137643634 gene encoding SET domain-containing protein SmydA-8-like, with translation MTKEDSQGICGTCQGPASLKCTACGNVYYCSKEHQKKHWKIHKKECFPVVEQKDQQQGRYLVASRDIPAGHLILKEKPIVLGPPSISTAMCLGCLNPITQPDFPKCPRCSWPLCSPVCAESPLHAGECAYLSTDTGKKCPPQNLEETPRYDVILVLRCLALREKKPDAWKTIESMVNYAEKYKKEEEPYHMATVKYISEILTGVCDADLVHKVRGAIITNAINTKGPKGQSFRGMYPKIYLLNHSCHPNVTLRSDIYGFLYINAAVDIKKGDPLLFSYISPSLPLWQRQEELQMNYNFICTCVRCTDPTELATYFSNPKCPKCHDSFLEPSQNYKDAWKCSKCGTTKPLKDLIKMADKFMENIEAKSATVKDAAELLDNVNKDYHPKHYVWLTAAQAILRNLASNNEIEALLIKRDLWESIVQLFFKLEPGTTRRRGVSLYHLACAEFEVFKAKKLLKQLSPSEYLAVLTNVLYRLDSAKEIITLEAEDSFERRWLKLLEEEREKINKIKEKLEES, from the exons ATGACGAAGGAAGACAGCCAAGGAATTTGTGGAACCTGCCAAGGACCCGCATCCTTGAAGTGCACAGCCTGTGGCAATGTCTATTACTGCAGCAAAGAACACCAGAAGAAGCACTGGAAGATCCACAAGAAAGAATGCTTCCCTGTGGTCGAGCAGAAGGACCAGCAACAAGGGAG GTACCTTGTAGCATCCCGTGACATCCCAGCTGGTcatttaattttgaaagaaaagccAATAGTTTTAGGACCACCTTCTATATCCACTGCAATGTGCCTAGGGTGTCTAAACCCCATAACACAGCCAGATTTTCCAAAATGCCCCAGGTGTTCGTGGCCTTTGTGTTCCCCCGTTTGTGCTGAATCTCCACTACACGCAGGTGAATGTGCCTACTTGTCTACAGATACCGGTAAAAAATGTCCCCCACAAAACCTGGAGGAAACACCAAGGTATGACGTCATATTAGTCCTTCGTTGCTTGGCATTAAGAGAGAAAAAACCCGATGCCTGGAAAACTATAGAGTCTATGGTCAACTACGCGGAAAAATACAAAAAGGAGGAAGAACCTTATCATATGGCAACTGTAAAGTATATCTCAGAAATACTGACTGGCGTCTGTGATGCTGACTTGGTCCACAAAGTCAGGGGCGCCATCatcactaatgctataaataccaAAGGTCCCAAAGGACAATCCTTCCGAGGAATGTATCCGAAAATCTACCTTCTCAATCATTCCTGCCATCCGAATGTGACTCTGAGGTCTGATATCTACGGCTTTCTGTATATAAACGCTGCTGTTGACATCAAGAAGGGTGATCCTCTTCTCTTCAGCTATATCTCTCCAAGCTTGCCGCTGTGGCAGAGGCAAGAAGAGCTCCAGATGAATTATAATTTCATATGTACATGTGTCAGATGTACGGACCCAACTGAATTAGCGACATATTTTTCGAACCCAAAATGCCCCAAGTGTCACGACAGCTTCTTAGAACCTAGTCAAAACTATAAAGATGCATGGAAGTGCTCCAAGTGTGGAACCACAAAGCCTTTAAAAGATTTAATAAAAATGGCAGACAAGTTTATGGAAAATATTGAAGCTAAATCGGCCACAGTCAAAGATGCTGCTGAGTTGTTAGACAATGTAAACAAGGATTACCATCCAAAGCATTATGTCTGGCTGACAGCCGCTCAGGCCATTTTAAGAAACTTGGCAAGTAACAATGAAATAGAAGCTCTTCTCATCAAAAGAGATTTGTGGGAAAGTATAGTGCAACTCTTTTTCAAACTGGAGCCCGGAACCACAAGACGACGAG gtgtgaGCCTCTATCACTTAGCGTGTGCAGAATTCGAAGTCTTCAAGGCCAAGAAATTACTGAAGCAACTGTCGCCTAGTGAATACCTTGCAGTCTTAACCAACGTTTTGTACCGACTGGACAGCGCTAAGGAAATTATTACTCTCGAAGCAGAGGACTCGTTTGAAAGACGCTGGCTCAAACTACTGGAggaggagagagaaaaaataaacaagattAAAGAGAAATTAGAGGAAAGTTGA